The following are encoded in a window of Lactobacillus acidophilus genomic DNA:
- a CDS encoding oligopeptide ABC transporter substrate-binding protein, whose amino-acid sequence MKKAKIFAGITLLSGVALTLAACGNSESNSNESSTAAKFSSAVPKKATKNGGTVKVAVETDTPFTGIFNDELSTSATDTRVMQYGAESLFATDDQYVFTDKGAATIKINQKAKTATINIKKNVKWSDGKPVTAKDYEYAYEIIANKATKSQRYTSSLADLVGLEEYHEGKSNTISGIEMPDGDNGRKVILHFKTMKPGMNTSGNGYIWGTAAPYHYLKDVKFKDLMSSDKIRKKPLFFGAYKLQKVVRGQSVTWVPNEYYYKGKPKLSKITASVINPNSVAQSIKSNKFDVISVINSQWQNVKGTKGVNFIAQVPLSYSYLGFKVGKWDAQRGENVMNPKSKMNNKALRQAIAYGMNVDQVYKRYTYGLSFRVPTLIPKQFGDYFDKNVKGYSYNIKKGNEILDKAGFKKKGTYRVQPNGKPLTIRLAAMTGNSTQEPIVQNYIQQWKKEGLNVKLTGGRLIEFNSFYDKIQNDDPSVDMFLGAWSLSSEPSPNDLYGEKAPMNYSRFVTKKNNQLLEEMDSQKAFNHTYRVDKFHEWQKYMDDQAYVVPVANSYSISAVNKKLTGYSLKPSDGCPNWYNVAYAK is encoded by the coding sequence ATGAAAAAGGCAAAAATTTTTGCTGGTATTACACTATTATCAGGTGTAGCTCTTACTTTAGCTGCTTGTGGTAATTCAGAATCTAATTCTAATGAATCTTCTACTGCAGCTAAGTTTAGTTCAGCAGTACCAAAGAAGGCTACTAAAAATGGTGGTACTGTAAAGGTAGCTGTTGAAACTGATACCCCATTTACTGGTATCTTTAATGATGAACTTTCAACTTCAGCAACTGATACTAGAGTTATGCAATATGGTGCTGAATCACTTTTTGCTACAGATGATCAATATGTCTTTACTGATAAAGGTGCAGCTACTATTAAGATTAACCAAAAGGCTAAGACTGCAACTATTAATATTAAGAAAAATGTTAAGTGGTCAGATGGTAAGCCTGTAACTGCTAAAGACTATGAATATGCTTACGAAATTATTGCTAACAAGGCAACTAAGTCACAACGTTATACTTCAAGTTTAGCTGACTTAGTAGGTCTTGAAGAATATCATGAAGGTAAGTCAAATACTATTTCAGGTATTGAAATGCCAGATGGTGACAATGGTCGTAAAGTTATTCTTCACTTTAAGACTATGAAACCTGGTATGAATACTAGTGGTAATGGTTATATCTGGGGAACAGCAGCTCCATATCACTACTTAAAGGATGTTAAATTTAAAGATTTAATGTCAAGTGACAAGATTCGTAAGAAACCTTTATTCTTTGGCGCATACAAGCTTCAAAAAGTTGTTCGTGGTCAATCAGTAACCTGGGTTCCTAACGAATACTACTACAAGGGTAAACCAAAGCTTAGCAAGATTACTGCTAGTGTAATTAACCCTAATTCAGTTGCTCAAAGTATTAAGTCAAATAAGTTTGATGTAATCTCAGTTATTAACTCACAATGGCAAAATGTAAAGGGAACTAAGGGCGTAAACTTTATTGCTCAAGTTCCACTCTCATACTCATACCTTGGCTTTAAGGTTGGTAAATGGGATGCTCAAAGGGGCGAAAATGTTATGAATCCTAAGTCAAAGATGAATAACAAGGCTCTTCGTCAAGCTATTGCATATGGTATGAATGTTGATCAAGTTTACAAGCGTTACACATATGGCTTAAGCTTTAGAGTCCCTACTTTAATTCCTAAGCAATTTGGTGACTACTTCGATAAGAATGTAAAGGGCTATAGCTACAACATTAAAAAGGGTAACGAAATCTTAGACAAGGCTGGATTTAAGAAGAAAGGAACTTACCGTGTACAACCAAATGGTAAACCTTTAACTATCCGTCTTGCTGCTATGACTGGTAACTCAACTCAAGAACCAATCGTTCAAAACTACATCCAACAATGGAAGAAGGAAGGTTTGAACGTTAAATTAACTGGCGGTCGTTTAATTGAATTTAATTCATTCTATGACAAGATTCAAAATGATGATCCATCAGTTGATATGTTCTTAGGTGCATGGTCACTTTCAAGTGAACCATCACCAAACGACCTGTATGGTGAAAAAGCACCAATGAACTACTCAAGATTTGTAACTAAGAAGAACAACCAACTTCTTGAGGAAATGGATTCACAAAAAGCATTTAACCATACATACAGAGTAGATAAATTCCACGAATGGCAAAAGTATATGGATGATCAGGCATACGTAGTTCCTGTAGCTAACAGCTATTCAATTAGTGCTGTCAACAAGAAGCTTACTGGTTACTCACTTAAGCCATCAGATGGTTGCCCTAACTGGTACAATGTTGCTTACGCTAAGTAA
- a CDS encoding oligopeptide ABC transporter substrate-binding protein, whose translation MKKAQLFGSIGLLSGAVLTLAACGQSGQNNNSGAKDAQKFPASTPKKATKQGGTVSIALETDTPFTGIFSDELSTSAIDSSVASPGEESLFDTDDHYRINDKGAATMKLDRKAKTVTITVKKGVKWSDGQQVNAKDLEYPYEILANKKTQAQRYDSTLEEIEGMKEYHEGKAKAISGIEMPDGEKGRTIVIHYKELKPGMYFSGNGYFWESAAPYHYLKDVPFDKLQSSDQIRKKPMYFGPFKLQKLVRGQSVTWVPNKYYWRGKPKLDKITLQVVSPNSASQSIKSHKFDIAGVINSQWDQVKNTKGVNWVAQVPLSYSYLGFKMGKWDAKTGKNVMDKDSKVANKSLRQAIGYAMNVDAVNKRYTHGLSFKVNTLIPKGFGAYHDSSIKGYNYNLKKANQLLDKAGYKKKGKWRVQPNGKPLVLHFATMSGSPNAEAIAQNYLQQWHKIGLNVKLTGGRLMEFNSFYDKVQNDSKDIDFFQAGWSLASEPSQASMYGETSPMNYERFATAENNRLLKEMDSQKSFNTDYRVKVFHQWQKYMFDQAFVIPTSNSYSINAVNNKITGYSTKPSQNNNGHQLWYQVGYVK comes from the coding sequence ATGAAGAAAGCACAACTTTTCGGTTCAATCGGTTTATTATCGGGTGCTGTATTAACTTTAGCAGCATGTGGTCAAAGTGGACAAAACAATAACTCAGGTGCTAAAGATGCACAAAAATTCCCAGCATCAACACCAAAGAAAGCTACTAAGCAAGGTGGTACAGTATCAATCGCATTAGAAACTGATACTCCATTTACTGGTATTTTCTCAGATGAATTATCAACTTCCGCAATTGACTCAAGTGTTGCATCTCCCGGTGAAGAATCATTATTCGATACAGATGATCATTACAGAATTAATGATAAGGGTGCCGCAACTATGAAGCTTGACCGTAAGGCTAAGACAGTAACTATTACTGTTAAGAAAGGCGTTAAGTGGTCAGATGGTCAACAAGTAAATGCCAAAGATCTTGAATATCCATATGAAATTTTAGCTAATAAGAAAACTCAAGCTCAACGTTACGATTCAACTCTTGAAGAAATTGAAGGGATGAAAGAATACCATGAGGGGAAGGCAAAAGCTATTTCAGGTATTGAAATGCCAGATGGTGAAAAAGGTCGTACAATTGTAATTCACTATAAGGAATTAAAACCAGGTATGTACTTCTCAGGTAATGGTTACTTCTGGGAATCAGCAGCTCCATATCATTACTTGAAGGATGTTCCATTCGATAAGCTTCAATCATCTGATCAAATCAGAAAGAAGCCAATGTACTTTGGTCCATTCAAACTTCAAAAACTTGTTCGTGGTCAATCCGTAACTTGGGTTCCAAATAAGTACTACTGGAGAGGTAAGCCAAAGTTGGATAAGATTACTCTTCAAGTAGTTAGTCCTAACTCAGCTTCTCAATCAATTAAGAGTCATAAATTTGATATTGCTGGTGTAATTAACTCACAGTGGGATCAAGTTAAGAATACCAAAGGGGTTAACTGGGTAGCACAAGTACCGCTTTCATATTCATACCTTGGTTTCAAGATGGGTAAATGGGATGCGAAGACTGGTAAAAATGTCATGGATAAGGATTCCAAGGTCGCTAATAAATCATTGCGTCAAGCAATTGGTTATGCAATGAACGTCGATGCTGTTAATAAGCGTTACACTCATGGCTTGAGTTTTAAAGTTAATACTTTGATTCCTAAGGGCTTTGGTGCATACCATGATAGTAGCATTAAGGGCTATAACTACAATTTGAAGAAGGCTAACCAACTTCTTGATAAAGCTGGTTACAAGAAGAAAGGTAAGTGGCGTGTACAACCAAATGGTAAGCCTTTAGTACTTCACTTTGCTACTATGTCAGGTTCTCCGAACGCAGAGGCTATTGCACAAAACTACTTACAACAATGGCATAAGATTGGTCTTAACGTTAAGTTGACCGGTGGTCGTTTGATGGAATTTAACTCATTCTACGACAAGGTACAAAATGATTCTAAAGATATTGACTTCTTCCAAGCAGGTTGGAGCTTAGCTTCTGAACCATCACAAGCTTCAATGTATGGCGAAACTTCACCAATGAACTATGAACGTTTTGCTACAGCTGAAAATAATCGTCTTCTTAAAGAAATGGACTCACAAAAGTCATTTAATACGGATTACCGTGTGAAGGTATTCCACCAATGGCAAAAGTACATGTTCGATCAAGCCTTTGTAATTCCAACTAGCAACTCATACAGTATTAATGCCGTTAACAACAAGATTACTGGCTACTCAACTAAACCATCACAAAATAACAACGGTCACCAATTATGGTACCAAGTTGGTTACGTGAAGTAA